From Jeotgalibaca dankookensis, one genomic window encodes:
- a CDS encoding class A sortase — protein MKKRKHLSLILIFIGMVFLLKNPIQTHLIKQVAVANPIDIYTTEIFEENKQRSAQFDFDQTRPVTWESVVESHQKRTDLPVIGGLTIPSLKLQLPILNGLAEENLVAGAGTMTPTQELGQANYSLVSHNYAKTGILFSDLQYMSAGDLVYLTDLKDIYIYQVDTVEMVSPDRVDVIAEVPGEKLLTLITCSDDILNRWVSQGHLKEVVSFENASDDLLDILDVEKAAAPLSE, from the coding sequence GTGAAAAAAAGGAAACATCTTTCTTTAATACTCATTTTTATTGGTATGGTTTTTTTATTAAAAAATCCGATTCAAACCCATTTGATCAAACAAGTAGCGGTTGCTAATCCAATTGACATATACACGACAGAGATTTTTGAAGAAAATAAGCAACGTTCGGCTCAATTTGACTTTGATCAAACGAGACCAGTAACTTGGGAATCCGTCGTAGAAAGCCACCAAAAACGAACAGACTTACCTGTTATTGGTGGGTTAACGATTCCGTCATTGAAACTGCAACTACCTATTTTGAATGGTTTGGCCGAAGAAAATTTAGTAGCGGGGGCTGGCACGATGACGCCTACACAAGAACTTGGCCAAGCTAATTATTCCCTAGTGAGCCATAACTATGCTAAAACTGGTATCTTGTTTTCGGATTTACAGTATATGTCAGCTGGAGATTTGGTTTATTTAACAGATTTAAAGGATATTTATATCTATCAAGTGGACACTGTTGAAATGGTTAGTCCGGACCGTGTGGATGTGATTGCCGAAGTTCCTGGGGAAAAACTACTGACCTTAATTACCTGTAGCGATGACATTTTAAATCGCTGGGTTTCTCAGGGGCATTTAAAAGAGGTCGTGTCGTTCGAAAACGCATCAGACGATTTATTAGATATTCTTGACGTAGAAAAAGCAGCTGCTCCCTTATCGGAGTAA